A stretch of the Rosa rugosa chromosome 5, drRosRugo1.1, whole genome shotgun sequence genome encodes the following:
- the LOC133709654 gene encoding serine/threonine protein phosphatase 2A 57 kDa regulatory subunit B' theta isoform-like produces MLRQILSKVSRKSSKHSESRDGGHTLYSNAPNYSKSGELGTSKSGNVISSVPAGSFVSDVGKSNGNKNAKGVNLKLNGFVASSSYEALPGFRDVPNSEKQSLLVRKLNLCCVIFDFTDPTKHLKEKEIKRQTLLEVVDYVTSANGKFSETVMQEGIKMVSANLFRSFSPQPRENKVVDGFDLEEEEPSMDPAWPHLQIVYEFLLRFVASPETDAKLAKRYVDHSFILKLLDLFDSEDPREREYLKTILHRTYGKFMVHRPFIRKAINNIFYSFIFEAEKHNGVSELLEILGSIINGFALPLKEEHKLFLVRALIPLHKPKYLAMYHQQLSYCITQFVEKDCKLADTVIRGLLKYWPVTNSSKEVLFLSELEEVLEATQPSEFQRCMVPLFRQIAHCLNSSHFQVAERALFLWNNDHIENLIKQNRKVLLPIMFSALEKNARNHWNQAVHSLTLNVRKIFYDLDPELFNECLEEFKEDESKEDEVKARREATWKRLEEVAAKKASSNEPVLVRGRAPLRTASR; encoded by the exons ATGTTAAGACAGATATTAAGTAAGGTTTCCCGGAAGTCTTCTAAGCATTCTGAAAGTCGGGATGGAGGCCATACATTGTATTCGAATGCTCCCAACTATTCGAAAAGTGGTGAGCTAGGGACTAGCAAGTCTGGTAATGTGATCTCATCTGTACCAGCTGGTAGTTTTGTTTCAGATGTTGGGAAAAGTAATGGCAACAAGAATGCAAAGGgtgtgaatttgaagttgaatGGCTTTGTGGCGTCTTCCTCTTATGAAGCATTGCCTGGATTTAGAGATGTTCCCAATTCTGAGAAGCAGAGCTTATTAGTCCGAAAGCTAAACCTGTGCTGTGTTATATTTGACTTCACAGACCCAACTAAGCACCTGAAAGAAAAAGAGATCAAGCGCCAAACACTGTTGGAAGTAGTGGATTATGTGACTTCAGCAAATGGTAAATTTTCAGAAACTGTAATGCAAGAGGGTATTAAAATGGTGTCTGCAAATTTGTTTAGGTCATTCTCTCCGCAGCCACGGGAGAACAAGGTAGTAGATGGCTTTGACTTGGAAGAGGAGGAGCCTTCAATGGATCCTGCTTGGCCTCACTTGCAAATAGTTTACGAGTTCTTGTTAAGATTTGTCGCATCACCTGAGACGGATGCAAAATTAGCTAAAAGATATGTTGATCACTCATTCATTCTTAAGTTGCTTGATCTTTTTGACTCCGAAGATCCTAGAGAGAGGGAGTATTTGAAAACAATTCTGCACAGAACTTATGGAAAATTTATGGTGCATCGCCCATTCATCAGGAAGGCTATCAACAACATCTTTTATAGTTTTATCTTTGAGGCTGAGAAACATAATGGGGTGTCTGAACTCCTAGAAATTTTGGGCAGTATTATAAATGGATTTGCTCTGCCACTGAAAGAAGAACATAAGTTGTTCCTTGTTCGGGCTCTAATTCCCTTGCATAAGCCAAAATATCTAGCAATGTACCATCAACAGCTATCCTATTGCATTACGCAATTTGTAGAAAAAGATTGCAAGCTTGCTGATACTGTCATAAGGGGTTTATTGAAGTACTGGCCGGTCACCAACAGTTCAAAGGAAGTATTGTTTCTTAGCGAGCTGGAGGAGGTTTTAGAAGCAACTCAGCCATCTGAATTCCAGCGCTGCATGGTTCCCTTATTCCGCCAGATTGCTCATTGTTTGAACAGTTCTCACTTTCAG GTGGCAGAGAGGGCTCTGTTTCTGTGGAACAACGATCACATTGAGAACTTGATCAAACAGAATCGTAAGGTTTTACTGCCCATTATGTTCTCTGCATTGGAGAAAAATGCTAGAAACCATTGGAATCAAGCTGTTCATAGCTTGACCTTAAATGTCCGCAAAATTTTCTATGATCTTGATCCCGAGCTGTTCAACGAATGCTTAGAGGAGTTCAAAGAAGATGAGTCGAAGGAGGATGAGGTAAAAGCACGACGTGAAGCCACATGGAAACGTTTGGAAGAAGTTGCTGCAAAGAAGGCTTCGAGCAACGAACCTGTGCTTGTTCGTGGCAGAGCACCTCTGCGCACTGCTTCACGTTAG
- the LOC133708527 gene encoding serine/threonine protein phosphatase 2A 59 kDa regulatory subunit B' eta isoform-like, with product MIKQILGRLPRKPSKSADNRELGGASASSLNASISSRKSDLASDRPINANSIPVSDLDGASRFANRGGSKLPPVVNSKLNGSSVSASYEALPAFRDVPGSEKQILFIKKLNLCCTVFDFTDPAKHLKEKDIKRQTLLELVDHVSSASGKFNETIIQEAIKMVSVNLFRSLSPQPRENKVLESFDMEDDEPLMDPAWPHLQIVYEFFLRFVASPETDAKLAKRYIDQSFILKLLDLFDSEDPREREYLKTILHRIYGKFMVHRPFIRKGINNIFFRFIFETEKHNGIAEMLEVLGSIINGFALPLKEEHKLFLIRALIPLHKPKCLSMYHQQLSYCITQFVEKDCKLTDTVIRGLLKYWPITSSSKEVMFLSELEEILEATQPAEFQRCMVPLFRQIARCLSNSHFQVAERALFLWNNEHIENLIKQNRRVILPIIFPALEKNGRNHWNQAVHSLSLNIRKIFSDADPELFEECLLKFQEDEAKLEEIKTKQETTWKRLEEIAASKAVSGK from the exons ATGATCAAGCAGATACTTGGTAGGCTTCCAAGGAAGCCCTCGAAGTCTGCTGACAATCGTGAATTAGGGGGTGCATCTGCATCTTCTTTAAATGCTTCAATCAGTTCAAGAAAGAGTGACTTAGCAAGTGATAGGCCAATAAACGCAAACAGCATACCCGTTTCGGACCTCGATGGTGCTTCGCGTTTTGCAAATCGTGGTGGAAGCAAGCTTCCCCCAGTTGTAAATTCAAAGCTGAATGGTAGTTCTGTGTCTGCTTCTTATGAAGCCTTGCCGGCATTTAGGGATGTGCCTGGCTCTGAGAAGCAGATCTTGTTTATCAAGAAGCTGAATTTGTGTTGCACTGTGTTTGACTTCACTGACCCAGCAAAGCATCTGAAGGAAAAAGACATCAAACGGCAGACATTGCTTGAGCTGGTGGATCATGTTAGTTCTGCCAGTGGAAAATTTAATGAAACTATCATTCAAGAGGCTATAAAGATGGTGAGTGTGAATCTGTTCAGGTCACTCTCTCCACAACCCCGTGAGAACAAGGTTTTGGAATCTTTTGATATGGAGGATGATGAGCCTTTGATGGACCCTGCATGGCCACACTTACAAATTGTGTACGAATTTTTTCTCAGGTTTGTTGCATCTCCTGAGACAGATGCGAAGTTGGCTAAGAGGTACATTGATCAGTCGTTTATTCTCAAGTTGTTGGATCTCTTTGATTCTGAAGATCCTAGGGAGAGAGAGTATCTAAAAACAATTCTGCATCGAATCTATGGGAAGTTTATGGTGCATCGCCCATTCATAAGGAAAGGAATAAACAACATCTTCTTCCGTTTCATTTTTGAAACAGAAAAGCATAATGGGATTGCTGAGATGCTAGAGGTTTTGGGCAGCATAATCAATGGATTTGCTCTTCCACTTAAAGAAGAGCACAAACTCTTTCTTATTCGGGCTCTGATCCCCCTtcacaaacctaaatgcttATCAATGTACCATCAGCAGTTGTCATACTGCATTACTCAGTTCGTAGAGAAAGATTGCAAACTTACAGATACTGTTATAAGAGGCTTGTTAAAGTATTGGCCGATCACTAGTAGTTCAAAGGAAGTCATGTTCTTAAGTGAGTTGGAGGAAATTTTAGAAGCTACCCAGCCTGCAGAATTTCAAAGATGTATGGTACCCCTCTTCCGCCAAATAGCCCGTTGCTTGAGCAATTCACACTTTCAG GTGGCAGAGAGGGCCTTGTTTTTGTGGAACAATGAACATATTGAGAACTTAATCAAACAAAACCGTAGAGTCATACTGCCCATTATCTTTCCTGCTTTGGAGAAGAATGGACGCAACCACTGGAACCAAGCAGTACACAGTTTGTCGCTGAACATCCGCAAAATCTTCTCTGATGCTGATCCTGAGCTATTTGAGGAGTGTTTGCTCAAATTTCAGGAAGATGAAGCAAAACTGGAGgagattaaaacaaaacaagaaaccaCCTGGAAGCGCTTAGAAGAGATTGCTGCTTCCAAAGCTGTCAGTGGGAAGTAG
- the LOC133708528 gene encoding acyltransferase Pun1-like has translation MTSMEVEIISRETIKPSTPTLPHHGTYHLSFLEQINPRTYTPVVYFYPKEESDSDHNPNFGDKSNQLKKSLSETLAKYYPFSGRIRDRVSIDCNDEGVIFVEARIKVKLSEILEHPKDEVLDLLFTDNLQWNDDSNLTVILAVQVSFFDCGGMAIGICMSHKVADTSTMINFINDWAAITRDHKADQYVSPEFIAATVFPQGEIPLLPQSVIDKGDYVSKRFVFAAPKVAALKAMVCDKVQNPSKVEVVTAFIHRCAISALKSNSGSLLNPSTLLIQTVNLRGRMVPPLPKSSVGSMVWFYAVPTAEDESVIELHDLVSQMKERMAHFCVTYAEKFGKEWPLIFMECMKDSRKLFQKQNLVVYRCSSWCRFPVYEADFGWGKPIWVTIASCVMKNSIFLIDTRNGEGIEAHVNLEKQHMDVFERDAELLAFASLNPSANIDYNM, from the coding sequence ATGACAAGCATGGAAGTTGAAATAATATCCAGAGAAACCATCAAACCTTCCACTCCAACCCTACCACATCACGGAACATACCACCTTTCTTTCCTTGAACAGATAAATCCTCGTACCTATACACCAGTTGTTTACTTCTACCCCAAGGAAGAATCTGATTCTGATCATAATCCTAATTTTGGTGATAAATCCAATCAGCTCAAGAAATCTCTATCAGAAACACTAGCCAAATACTACCCATTTTCCGGTAGGATCAGAGATAGAGTCTCCATTGATTGTAATGATGAAGGAGTCATATTTGtagaagcaagaatcaaagtcAAGCTCTCTGAAATTCTCGAGCACCCGAAAGATGAGGTGCTGGACCTGTTATTCACAGACAATTTACAGTGGAACGATGACTCCAATTTAACTGTCATCTTGGCTGTTCAAGTAAGCTTCTTTGACTGTGGTGGAATGGCAATTGGCATCTGTATGTCACACAAAGTAGCTGACACTTCCACCATGATCAACTTCATCAACGACTGGGCAGCCATAACCCGTGATCACAAAGCTGATCAATATGTGTCTCCCGAGTTTATTGCAGCAACTGTATTCCCCCAAGGTGAGATTCCACTGCTACCGCAATCTGTGATTGATAAAGGGGATTACGTTTCCAAGAGATTCGTGTTTGCTGCCCCGAAAGTTGCTGCCCTCAAAGCCATGGTGTGTGACAAAGTGCAAAACCCCTCAAAAGTTGAAGTTGTGACTGCTTTTATTCATAGATGTGCCATATCTGCATTGAAATCGAATTCTGGGTCCTTGTTGAATCCTAGTACCCTTTTGATCCAGACGGTGAATTTGCGTGGTAGAATGGTTCCTCCATTGCCGAAAAGCTCAGTAGGTAGCATGGTTTGGTTCTATGCAGTGCCCACAGCGGAGGATGAGAGTGTGATAGAGTTGCATGACCTGGTGTCTCAAATGAAGGAGAGGATGGCCCATTTCTGTGTTACATATGCCGAGAAATTTGGAAAAGAATGGCCTTTGATATTTATGGAGTGCATGAAAGATTCAAGGAAACTGTTTCAAAAACAAAACCTGGTTGTGTATAGATGTAGCAGTTGGTGCAGATTCCCAGTTTATGAAGCAGACTTTGGTTGGGGCAAGCCAATTTGGGTCACTATTGCTAGCTGTGTGATGAAAAATAGTATCTTTCTGATTGATACTAGGAATGGAGAAGGGATTGAAGCACATGTGAATTTGGAAAAGCAACACATGGATGTGTTTGAGCGTGATGCAGAGCTTCTTGCATTTGCTTCTCTGAATCCCAGTGCTAATATAGACTACAATATGTGA
- the LOC133712214 gene encoding uncharacterized protein LOC133712214 codes for MAITAFLFWYYVYLMPVTMDIRIFKHYLQKKNFDNTPYVTAPLFISTPILRFHTHGRCNWRLYPNSRDDSVFATGEEYLLHHQGLCLWCHIGHQIYPHASGLFRLLDLTVPERKPIGEITLHRHRNFDGGFHISIATSYFKKAQNQINGEHEGHIHVHTHATHGSLDTNSAESQLLGHRVISKVLELGIVVHSVNIGISLGASEGAETIRPLLVALTFHQVFEGRAMGLGGCIAQAISPPITDGLYSLWPSLVPSQYQHLA; via the exons ATGGCAATTACTGCCTTTCTGTTCTGGTATTATGTCTATTTAATGCCTGTAACTATGGACATTAGGATTTTCAAACACTATCTCCAGAAAAAGAACTTCGATAACACTCCCTATGTAACTGCACCGCTTTTCATCTCTACTCCCATCCTTCGCTTCCATACTCATGGCCGGTGCAATTGGCGTTTGTATCCCAATTCTAGGGATGATTCCGTCTTTGCAACCGGAGAagaatatcttcttcatcatcaaggCCTTTGCCTCTGGTGTCATATTGGCCACCAGATTTATCCACATGCTTCCGGACTCTTTCGACTACTTGACCTCACCGTGCCTGAAAGAAAACCCATAGGGGAAATTACCCTTCACCGCCATCGAAACTTTGATGGTGGATTCCATATATCAATTGCTACTTCTTATTTCAAAAAGGCTCAGAATCAGATCAATGGAGAGCATGAGGGGCAcatacatgttcatacacatgcCACTCATGGTTCGCTTGATACGAATTCGGCTGAATCACAACTTCTTGGGCACAGAGTGATTTCAAAG GTTTTGGAGTTGGGAATTGTGGTGCACTCAGTTAATATTGGAATTTCATTGGGTGCTTCTGAAGGTGCTGAAACAATTCGACCTCTTCTAGTTGCTTTGACTTTCCATCAAGTTTTTGAAGGCAGGGCCATGGGACTTGGTGGTTGCATAGCTCAGGCAATTTCTCCCCCAATTACTGACGGTCTGTATAGTCTGTGGCCTTCTTTAGTACCAAGTCAGTATCAGCATCTGGCTTAG
- the LOC133711176 gene encoding LOW QUALITY PROTEIN: acyltransferase Pun1-like (The sequence of the model RefSeq protein was modified relative to this genomic sequence to represent the inferred CDS: inserted 1 base in 1 codon; substituted 1 base at 1 genomic stop codon), whose translation MMEVEIISRETIKPSTPTLPHHGTYYLSFLEQINPRTYTPVVYFYPKEESDSDHNPNFGDKSNQLNKSLSETLAKYYLLSGRIIDRVSIDCNDEGVIFVEARIKVKISDLLFTDNLQWNDDSNLTVILAVQVSFFDCGGMAITICMSPSTMIXFINDXAAITRDHKADQYVSPEFIAATVFPQGEIPLLPQSVIEKGDYVSKRFVFVAPKLAALKAMVCDRVQNPSKVEVVTAFIHRCAISALKSNSGSLLNPMVLIQTVDLRGRMVPPLPKNSVGSMVWFYAMPTAEDESVIELHVLVTQIKEKMAHFCVTYADKFGKEWPFIFMECMKDSRKLFQKQNLVMYRCSSWCRFPVYEADFGWGKPVWVTIASCVLKNSIFLIDTRNGEGIEAYLNFEKQHMDVFERDAELLAFVSLNPGANIDYNM comes from the exons ATGATGGAAGTTGAAATAATATCCAGAGAAACCATCAAACCATCCACTCCAACCCTACCACATCACGGAACATACTACCTTTCTTTCCTTGAACAGATAAATCCTCGTACCTATACACCAGTTGTTTACTTCTACCCCAAGGAAGAATCTGATTCTGATCATAATCCTAATTTTGGTGATAAATCCAATCAGCTCAATAAATCTCTGTCAGAAACTCTAGCCAAATACTACCTACTTTCCGGTAGGATCATAGATAGAGTCTCCATTGATTGTAATGATGAAGGAGTCATATTTGtagaagcaagaatcaaagtcAAGATCTCTGACCTGTTATTCACAGACAATTTACAGTGGAACGATGACTCCAATTTAACTGTCATCTTGGCTGTTCAAGTAAGCTTCTTCGACTGTGGTGGAATGGCAATTACTATCTGTATGTCACCTTCCACCATGA ACTTCATCAACGACTGAGCAGCCATAACCCGTGATCACAAAGCTGATCAATATGTGTCTCCTGAGTTTATTGCAGCAACTGTATTCCCCCAAGGTGAGATTCCACTGCTACCGCAATCTGTGATTGAGAAGGGGGATTACGTTTCCAAGAGATTCGTGTTTGTTGCCCCAAAACTTGCTGCCCTCAAAGCCATGGTGTGTGACAGAGTGCAAAATCCCTCAAAAGTTGAAGTTGTGACTGCTTTTATTCATAGATGTGCCATATCTGCATTGAAATCGAATTCTGGGTCCTTGTTGAATCCTA TGGTGTTG ATCCAGACGGTGGATTTGCGTGGTAGAATGGTTCCTCCATTGCCGAAAAACTCAGTAGGTAGCATGGTTTGGTTCTATGCAATGCCCACAGCGGAGGATGAGAGTGTGATAGAGTTGCATGTCCTAGTGACTCAAATAAAGGAGAAGATGGCCCATTTCTGTGTTACATATGCCGATAAATTTGGAAAAGAATGGCCTTTCATATTTATGGAGTGTATGAAGGATTCAAGGAAACTGTTTCAAAAACAAAACCTGGTTATGTATAGATGTAGCAGTTGGTGCAGATTCCCAGTGTATGAGGCAGACTTTGGTTGGGGAAAGCCAGTTTGGGTCACTATTGCTAGCTGCGTGCTGAAAAATAGCATCTTTCTGATTGATACTAGGAATGGGGAAGGGATTGAAGCATATCTGAATTTTGAAAAGCAACACATGGATGTGTTTGAGCGTGATGCAGAGCTTCTTGCATTTGTTTCTCTGAATCCCGGTGCTAATATAGACTACAATATGTGA